One genomic segment of Catalinimonas alkaloidigena includes these proteins:
- a CDS encoding DUF427 domain-containing protein, protein MSDTEKVTLVKNAIHDPNDARHFMRVKSVDKTVTATIDGKEIAKSNKVLKVQEVGFDLYDPVYYFPKDDVQMDALHRTEKSTHCPLKGDTEYFDVNFSGTQLENVAWHYSQPLDRSKMLKEHIAFDQSQVQIIEHTDV, encoded by the coding sequence ATGAGCGATACAGAAAAAGTAACTTTGGTAAAGAACGCTATTCATGACCCTAATGATGCGCGTCATTTTATGCGTGTGAAGTCGGTTGATAAGACGGTTACAGCTACAATTGATGGTAAAGAAATTGCCAAATCCAACAAAGTGCTGAAGGTGCAGGAAGTGGGTTTTGACCTCTACGATCCGGTATACTACTTTCCCAAAGATGATGTGCAGATGGATGCCTTACACAGAACTGAAAAGTCTACCCACTGTCCGCTGAAAGGCGATACCGAATATTTTGATGTCAACTTTTCTGGCACCCAACTGGAAAATGTGGCCTGGCACTACAGCCAACCGCTGGACAGAAGTAAAATGCTAAAAGAACACATTGCTTTTGATCAGTCGCAGGTACAGATCATAGAACATACTGATGTCTAA
- a CDS encoding M14 family zinc carboxypeptidase, which translates to MKYLILLVFSLIFCQVGCAQKPVYQQVYDAYNKYKEEAIQTRRFTHSELEPILLKLKEQPGFNVTKLGESIEGRAIYDVSFGQGETQVLLWSQMHGDESTATMAGLDLFSFFTSDDNRFEEVRNTILQNVSVHFIPMLNPDGAEEFERRNALGVDMNRDALRLQSPESQILKNIRDSLDADFGFNLHDQSTYYTAGVNEEAATISFLPPAYNYAKDINPVRERAMQMIVQLNEALQHYVEGHVARYNDDFEPRAFGDNIQKWGTSTVLIESGGYPDDPEKQQIRRLNFMLLVTALHSIATESYKKLDREKYWEIPENERYLYDLIVRNVQKEVNDKLYTIDVGVNHIEIEFENINDFFPIGSIQELGDMSTFYGYEEFDAEGMVAVPGKVYEKVQPDLTAVQKLNAKKLMREGYTTVRVSDLSGQEDIRKQLILDVTSRYSEPDHSLKMRNRPNFILEKDGEPQYAVVNGFLRKL; encoded by the coding sequence ATGAAGTACCTGATTTTGCTCGTTTTCTCCCTAATCTTTTGCCAGGTAGGGTGTGCCCAGAAGCCTGTTTACCAGCAGGTATATGATGCCTACAATAAATATAAAGAAGAAGCTATCCAGACAAGGCGCTTCACACACAGTGAGCTTGAACCTATCTTGCTCAAACTAAAAGAACAGCCAGGATTCAACGTGACAAAGCTGGGTGAATCTATTGAAGGGAGGGCGATTTATGATGTTTCTTTCGGGCAAGGAGAAACACAGGTACTGCTATGGTCACAGATGCATGGCGATGAGTCTACTGCCACCATGGCCGGGCTGGACCTGTTCAGCTTTTTCACTTCCGACGATAATAGGTTTGAGGAGGTACGGAATACAATTTTGCAAAATGTAAGCGTACATTTCATCCCCATGCTCAATCCCGATGGAGCGGAAGAGTTTGAGCGTCGTAATGCGCTGGGCGTTGATATGAATCGTGATGCCCTCCGCCTGCAATCCCCCGAGTCGCAAATCCTTAAAAATATTAGAGACAGCCTGGATGCAGATTTTGGCTTCAACCTGCACGATCAGAGCACTTACTATACTGCCGGAGTCAATGAGGAAGCGGCTACCATTTCTTTCCTGCCCCCGGCTTATAATTATGCCAAAGACATCAATCCGGTACGGGAGCGGGCTATGCAGATGATCGTACAACTGAATGAAGCCTTACAGCATTATGTAGAAGGGCATGTGGCCCGCTATAATGATGATTTTGAACCCCGTGCCTTCGGTGATAATATTCAGAAGTGGGGCACCAGCACCGTACTGATAGAGTCAGGGGGTTATCCGGATGATCCTGAAAAGCAACAGATCCGCAGACTCAACTTTATGCTGCTCGTCACAGCCTTGCATTCTATCGCTACTGAAAGCTACAAAAAGCTTGACAGAGAGAAATACTGGGAAATTCCTGAAAACGAACGTTATCTCTACGACCTTATCGTCCGAAATGTACAGAAAGAGGTGAATGATAAACTATATACCATAGATGTAGGTGTCAATCACATTGAGATTGAATTTGAAAACATCAACGACTTTTTTCCGATTGGAAGCATACAGGAGTTAGGCGACATGTCTACTTTTTATGGCTATGAAGAATTTGACGCGGAAGGCATGGTGGCTGTACCCGGTAAGGTATATGAAAAAGTGCAACCCGACTTGACTGCGGTACAAAAACTAAATGCGAAGAAATTGATGAGAGAAGGCTACACCACAGTAAGAGTATCGGATTTATCGGGGCAGGAAGATATCCGCAAGCAGCTTATTCTGGATGTCACCAGCCGCTACTCTGAGCCCGACCATAGCCTAAAAATGCGGAATCGCCCCAACTTCATTCTGGAAAAAGACGGTGAGCCTCAGTATGCTGTGGTGAATGGTTTTCTGCGGAAGCTTTAA
- a CDS encoding VOC family protein, protein MQMYTGIITHKIQESKAFYEQYFGFETIYEAEWFVLLKRGPYELAFMQPEIPGQHRLFNPSYTQGTWLAMEVEDVDAEYHRLLEAKAPLITEPKNEKWGDRHFVIEDPNGMGVDVYMRLPVEVGQEI, encoded by the coding sequence ATGCAAATGTACACCGGAATCATTACCCACAAAATCCAGGAGAGTAAAGCCTTTTACGAACAGTATTTTGGCTTTGAGACCATCTATGAAGCTGAGTGGTTTGTCTTGCTAAAAAGAGGCCCTTATGAGTTGGCCTTTATGCAGCCGGAAATTCCCGGACAACATCGTTTATTTAATCCCTCTTATACGCAGGGGACCTGGTTAGCAATGGAAGTAGAAGATGTGGATGCTGAATACCATCGCCTGCTGGAAGCTAAAGCCCCGCTCATCACCGAGCCTAAGAACGAAAAATGGGGCGATCGCCATTTTGTGATTGAAGACCCTAACGGCATGGGCGTGGATGTATACATGCGCCTGCCAGTGGAGGTAGGGCAGGAAATCTAA
- a CDS encoding helix-turn-helix transcriptional regulator: MNRIDRLTAMLIQLQSQRVTKAQEMADRFDISLRTVYRDVRALEEAGVPIGSEAGIGYFLADGYRLPPVMFSPEEARALLTAHHFINSFTDIGVQQAYESALFKIKSVLSTQEQDMLEDLQDKVKVMAPLARTDHPDDIHLSKLQQALMQRQVIEMEYFSPASGVFTKRSIEPIGLVYYGDAWHVIAFCQLRQDYRDFRLDRMSKVNVLSQHYHLRDRISLEQYLKEQSQTTDARLMKVYFDQKVARYTMQTRYAQGFIQEEKDENGSEMWFMVGSEQYFARWLLTYTNHVCIIEPESLKHKMQELIEELQQHFL, from the coding sequence ATGAACCGTATTGACCGCCTCACTGCCATGCTTATTCAGCTACAAAGTCAACGAGTCACTAAAGCCCAGGAAATGGCCGATCGTTTTGACATCAGCCTTCGTACAGTGTACCGGGATGTGCGTGCACTGGAGGAAGCCGGTGTTCCAATAGGTTCTGAGGCTGGTATCGGATATTTTCTGGCAGATGGTTATCGGCTACCACCGGTCATGTTTAGTCCGGAAGAGGCCCGGGCACTGCTCACTGCCCATCATTTTATCAATTCTTTCACCGACATAGGTGTACAACAGGCCTACGAAAGTGCGCTCTTCAAAATTAAATCGGTACTGTCTACTCAGGAGCAGGACATGCTGGAAGATCTTCAGGATAAGGTAAAAGTGATGGCTCCGCTGGCCCGCACAGATCATCCCGATGATATCCACCTGAGCAAGCTACAGCAGGCACTGATGCAAAGGCAGGTAATAGAAATGGAGTATTTCTCTCCCGCCAGTGGCGTATTTACCAAGCGCAGTATTGAACCAATCGGGCTGGTTTACTACGGTGACGCCTGGCATGTTATCGCTTTCTGTCAGTTACGTCAGGACTATCGCGATTTCCGGCTGGACCGGATGAGCAAGGTCAATGTGCTGAGTCAGCACTATCATTTGCGCGACCGTATCTCATTGGAACAATATCTCAAAGAGCAGAGCCAGACCACTGATGCCAGGTTAATGAAAGTGTATTTTGACCAGAAAGTAGCTCGTTATACTATGCAAACCCGTTATGCCCAGGGTTTTATACAGGAAGAAAAAGATGAAAACGGCAGTGAAATGTGGTTTATGGTAGGTTCAGAACAGTATTTTGCCCGCTGGCTCCTGACCTATACAAATCATGTCTGCATCATTGAACCGGAGAGCCTGAAGCACAAGATGCAAGAGCTGATAGAAGAGCTTCAGCAGCATTTTTTGTAA
- a CDS encoding TraB/GumN family protein, whose protein sequence is MKKLVWIISILAVRLTLPLDAAAQTDKSLLWKISGKGLKAPSYLYGTIHLMCPGDIKITPAMQKALDETEQLVLELDMDEPGVMQKMVAASMMQDGTTLQSLLSEDDYEMVAKYLQDSVGVPMQAMSKMKPMLLSSVIMIPILDCQPGSYEMKLVEAAKQQAMEVHGLETIADQIAVFDAIPLDEQSDYLVKTIREYDQSVDEIESLLEKYQQQDIQSLYQLVHESMTDMEGAEKALLDDRNQKWLPLIEEMAIERASFFAVGAGHLGGSKGVINLLKEAGYAVKAVQ, encoded by the coding sequence ATGAAAAAGTTAGTCTGGATAATATCTATTTTAGCAGTAAGGCTTACCCTTCCCTTAGACGCTGCTGCCCAAACTGATAAATCTTTGCTCTGGAAAATCAGTGGCAAAGGGCTGAAAGCCCCTTCTTATCTCTATGGTACTATTCACTTAATGTGCCCCGGTGACATCAAAATTACACCTGCCATGCAGAAAGCCCTGGATGAAACTGAGCAACTGGTGCTGGAACTGGATATGGATGAGCCAGGAGTGATGCAGAAAATGGTCGCGGCTTCTATGATGCAGGATGGTACTACGCTTCAGAGCCTCCTGAGTGAAGATGATTACGAGATGGTAGCAAAATATCTGCAAGACTCGGTAGGTGTGCCTATGCAGGCAATGAGTAAGATGAAACCCATGCTACTTAGCTCAGTAATTATGATTCCTATACTAGACTGTCAGCCGGGATCTTACGAAATGAAGCTGGTAGAGGCTGCCAAGCAGCAGGCAATGGAAGTGCATGGCCTGGAAACTATAGCTGATCAGATCGCGGTATTTGATGCTATTCCACTGGATGAGCAATCTGACTATCTGGTAAAAACCATCCGGGAGTATGACCAGAGTGTGGATGAAATAGAATCTTTACTGGAAAAGTATCAGCAGCAGGATATTCAAAGTCTTTATCAACTGGTACATGAGAGTATGACGGACATGGAGGGTGCGGAGAAAGCTTTGCTGGATGATCGCAATCAAAAATGGCTGCCACTGATAGAAGAAATGGCAATAGAAAGAGCCAGTTTTTTTGCAGTTGGTGCAGGCCACCTGGGTGGATCTAAAGGCGTGATCAACTTACTGAAAGAAGCAGGATATGCAGTCAAAGCTGTTCAGTAA
- a CDS encoding RNA polymerase sigma factor, whose amino-acid sequence MLLTQQKSVLKEDFTHIISQHQGIVHKVCRIYRDTPEDREDLFQDILYQLWKSWPSFRGEAQVSSWMYKVALSTAIARYRKPSVFQNTIPLTAQEGEERQQAEHPEKEKLYRAIALLNDADKAIITLYLDDYAYEEIAEIIGISVNYVGVKINRIKAKLSQLLNPKSHEPG is encoded by the coding sequence TTGCTACTTACTCAGCAAAAATCAGTATTGAAAGAAGATTTTACCCATATCATCAGTCAGCATCAGGGCATCGTTCATAAGGTTTGCCGCATCTACCGGGATACGCCTGAGGATAGGGAAGACCTGTTTCAGGATATTCTCTATCAGCTATGGAAATCCTGGCCTTCCTTCAGGGGTGAAGCTCAGGTGTCAAGCTGGATGTATAAGGTAGCACTGAGTACGGCCATCGCCCGTTATCGCAAACCTTCTGTGTTCCAAAACACCATCCCTCTTACCGCTCAGGAAGGGGAAGAACGGCAGCAAGCCGAGCACCCTGAGAAGGAAAAATTGTACCGTGCTATTGCCCTGCTCAATGATGCTGACAAGGCTATCATCACCCTTTATCTGGATGATTACGCTTATGAAGAGATAGCTGAGATTATAGGTATATCGGTCAATTATGTAGGCGTAAAAATCAACCGTATCAAAGCAAAATTAAGTCAATTACTAAATCCCAAATCACATGAACCTGGATGA
- a CDS encoding OmpA family protein, producing the protein MFRCGIIGLSLFSSLSCLAQISVDTSYTAESLVRQVFVGGKTVLRTISYRGSYQSIGLLETEYPGFPLEKGIILSTGKAKNTIGPNSSPNRSTAFYKEGDEHLDKLSGRTTYDATVLEFTFLPEHNTIAFDYIFASDEYPEYVGKGFNDVFAFILTDISTQKEQNLAIVPNTQLPVHIDNINARRNAEWFIDNTDRRTAPWHDILEYDGMTKLLTAQARVVPGRYYRIKLAIADVDDAMLDSSVMLKEKSFRSFDQPLQAEADLKDSTSAIPHSIILFDWDSSELTEEARRQLQTFAKQVLTYSPRAIRVIGHTDALGTSNYNEKLARKRVQAVVNYLASLGLRGKVSLYRQSKGEDEPVASNTEESGRSQNRRVEVWVEN; encoded by the coding sequence ATGTTCAGATGCGGTATCATAGGGCTGTCGCTGTTTTCTTCCTTATCCTGTCTGGCTCAGATCAGCGTTGATACATCCTATACAGCAGAAAGCCTGGTGCGTCAAGTATTTGTAGGAGGAAAAACAGTGCTGCGCACGATCAGCTATCGTGGTTCTTATCAGTCCATCGGGCTTCTCGAAACCGAATATCCGGGCTTTCCTTTGGAAAAAGGGATTATCCTTTCTACCGGAAAAGCAAAGAATACTATTGGTCCTAATAGCTCTCCAAATCGGAGTACTGCATTTTATAAAGAGGGGGATGAGCACCTGGATAAGCTTAGCGGCAGAACAACCTATGACGCTACGGTACTGGAGTTTACATTTCTACCAGAGCACAATACCATCGCCTTTGACTATATCTTTGCTTCCGATGAATACCCTGAATATGTAGGGAAAGGCTTTAATGATGTATTTGCCTTCATCCTTACCGATATCAGTACACAGAAGGAACAAAATTTAGCCATTGTTCCCAACACCCAATTGCCGGTACATATAGATAATATCAATGCCCGGCGCAATGCTGAGTGGTTTATTGACAATACAGATCGCAGAACCGCGCCCTGGCATGACATACTGGAATATGATGGTATGACAAAACTATTAACTGCCCAGGCCAGGGTAGTGCCCGGCCGCTATTATCGCATCAAATTAGCCATAGCTGATGTAGATGATGCCATGCTGGACTCCAGCGTCATGCTGAAAGAAAAGTCATTCCGCAGCTTTGATCAACCTCTTCAGGCAGAAGCAGATTTAAAAGATAGTACTTCTGCCATACCCCACAGTATTATCCTTTTTGACTGGGACAGCAGTGAGCTCACAGAAGAGGCACGAAGACAATTGCAGACATTTGCAAAACAAGTATTGACGTACTCTCCCCGGGCCATCCGGGTAATTGGTCATACCGATGCGCTAGGCACAAGCAATTACAACGAAAAGCTGGCCAGAAAGAGAGTACAGGCAGTCGTAAATTATCTGGCAAGCTTGGGATTAAGGGGAAAAGTAAGTTTGTATCGACAGAGTAAAGGTGAAGATGAACCCGTTGCTTCCAATACTGAAGAATCGGGTCGCTCTCAAAATCGCCGTGTAGAGGTATGGGTGGAAAATTGA
- a CDS encoding M15 family metallopeptidase yields MRILNYHLGIGFCMSILTACQPSTKEESGNQKPDSLEARAETMIKTDTTESMEKASLNSLEESLIAQGLVKVKEVDSSIVVFLRYSTTNNFVGVDVYGDFDEAYMQPEPAKMLAQANQYLKETNPDYNLYIYDAVRPRSVQQILWDTLDRPIEDKHKYVANPQEGSIHNYGAAVDLTIADADGQPIDMGTDFDYFGVKAYPIHEEEMLEKGELSKAQVANRRLLREVMTRAGFSTITSEWWHFNAMSRAEADQRYGIVE; encoded by the coding sequence ATGAGAATACTTAACTATCATTTGGGAATAGGGTTTTGTATGAGCATACTCACCGCCTGCCAGCCATCCACAAAGGAGGAATCTGGTAATCAGAAGCCGGATAGTCTGGAGGCCCGGGCAGAAACGATGATAAAAACAGATACTACAGAGAGTATGGAAAAAGCATCTTTAAACAGTTTAGAAGAGAGCTTAATAGCACAGGGCCTGGTTAAGGTCAAGGAAGTAGATTCCAGCATCGTAGTATTTCTGCGTTATAGCACTACCAATAATTTTGTGGGCGTGGATGTGTATGGAGATTTTGACGAAGCCTATATGCAGCCCGAACCTGCAAAAATGTTGGCACAGGCAAATCAGTACCTTAAAGAAACTAACCCTGACTATAATTTATACATTTATGATGCGGTACGCCCACGTTCCGTACAGCAAATCTTATGGGATACATTGGACAGGCCGATAGAAGATAAACATAAATATGTCGCCAACCCTCAGGAAGGCTCTATCCACAATTACGGAGCAGCAGTAGACCTGACCATTGCCGATGCTGATGGCCAGCCCATTGATATGGGAACTGACTTCGACTATTTTGGCGTGAAAGCCTACCCTATACATGAAGAAGAAATGTTAGAAAAAGGTGAGCTTAGCAAAGCACAGGTAGCTAATCGCCGACTGCTACGCGAGGTGATGACCCGGGCCGGTTTCTCCACCATCACCAGCGAATGGTGGCATTTCAATGCTATGTCCAGGGCAGAAGCAGATCAGCGTTATGGCATTGTGGAATAA
- a CDS encoding DUF1611 domain-containing protein, giving the protein MGVAGKGGLIPEGMLDTVKEAIRAGMSIISGLHEFMSDIPEMITMAEKHKVTITDIRKPKPRHELKFWTGRVKNVKCPKIAILGTDCNLGKRTTTRMLMHALQQAGIKSEMIYTGQTGWMQGSQFGFIFDSTFNDFISGELEDAIVRCWEAVKPDVILLEGQSSLCNPSGPGGSEFLLSGEAKQVILQHAPGRKYFHHFDDEQLEIPAIEKEIQLIEMYGSKVFAITINEQNLTPEQARQYKQQYEEQFGIPVIIPLQEGLEATVPLIQKITESYED; this is encoded by the coding sequence GTGGGTGTAGCCGGAAAGGGGGGACTCATTCCTGAAGGAATGCTGGACACGGTCAAAGAAGCGATTCGTGCCGGGATGTCTATCATCAGCGGGCTGCATGAGTTTATGAGCGATATTCCGGAGATGATTACCATGGCAGAAAAGCATAAGGTCACGATCACTGATATTCGCAAACCCAAACCCCGCCATGAGCTGAAGTTCTGGACCGGACGTGTCAAAAATGTCAAATGCCCCAAAATCGCTATACTAGGCACAGACTGCAATCTGGGTAAGCGTACTACCACCCGTATGCTGATGCATGCTTTACAGCAGGCCGGGATTAAGTCAGAAATGATATATACCGGACAAACCGGCTGGATGCAGGGCAGCCAGTTTGGATTTATCTTCGATTCTACTTTTAATGACTTTATCTCTGGCGAGTTGGAAGATGCCATCGTCCGCTGCTGGGAGGCGGTAAAGCCTGATGTAATTTTGCTGGAAGGTCAAAGCTCGCTCTGCAATCCCAGTGGCCCGGGTGGCTCAGAATTTTTATTGTCAGGAGAAGCCAAGCAGGTGATATTACAGCATGCCCCCGGTAGAAAGTATTTTCACCATTTTGATGATGAACAACTGGAGATACCTGCGATAGAAAAAGAAATCCAACTGATAGAAATGTACGGTTCTAAGGTTTTTGCCATTACCATCAACGAACAAAACCTGACGCCGGAACAAGCCAGGCAATACAAACAGCAATACGAGGAACAGTTTGGCATACCTGTGATCATTCCTTTACAGGAAGGATTGGAAGCCACAGTTCCTCTCATCCAGAAAATAACTGAAAGCTATGAAGATTAA
- a CDS encoding mandelate racemase/muconate lactonizing enzyme family protein, whose amino-acid sequence MKIKDIKISKENLELTRPYSISYKSVDSVDNCIVEIVLENGMSGLGAANPSKYVVGEDVNDTVNLLEEHDFDWLVGRDVREMQQLCYEVNQHFPKYPGVQATLDIALHDLFTKYLDIPLVKYLGQKHTSLPTSITIGIKGVEETLAEAKEYVGRGFTHIKVKTGVSLEEDIARLQKLKEHFKKDIVLRVDANQGYTKMQLEDFYYKTLSMDLELIEQPLPADAIEEYKKLPSAVKQMVALDETVKNSHDALQLASKPTAGGIFNIKLMKCGGISCAKEIAAIAGGADIDLMWGCNDESIISISAALHAAFSSANTKYIDLDGSFDLARDVVKGGFVLKDGVMSVTDKPGLGVERV is encoded by the coding sequence ATGAAGATTAAAGACATCAAAATAAGCAAAGAGAATCTCGAGCTGACTCGTCCCTACAGCATTTCTTATAAGTCAGTTGATTCGGTAGACAATTGTATTGTAGAGATTGTACTAGAAAATGGCATGAGTGGTCTGGGTGCGGCCAACCCCAGCAAATATGTGGTAGGAGAAGATGTGAATGACACCGTGAATCTGCTGGAAGAACATGACTTCGACTGGCTCGTCGGGCGCGATGTACGCGAAATGCAACAACTCTGCTATGAAGTCAATCAGCATTTTCCGAAATATCCCGGTGTGCAGGCCACCTTGGATATTGCCCTTCATGACTTATTTACCAAATATCTGGATATTCCACTGGTAAAATATTTGGGGCAGAAACATACTTCCCTACCTACCTCCATTACCATTGGCATCAAAGGCGTTGAAGAAACTTTGGCAGAAGCCAAGGAGTATGTAGGCAGAGGCTTTACACATATCAAGGTTAAAACCGGTGTCTCTCTGGAGGAAGACATTGCCCGCCTGCAAAAGCTGAAGGAGCATTTCAAAAAAGATATTGTGCTTCGGGTAGATGCCAACCAGGGTTATACCAAAATGCAGCTGGAAGACTTTTACTACAAAACGCTTTCTATGGACTTGGAATTGATAGAACAGCCGCTGCCCGCTGATGCCATAGAAGAATACAAGAAGCTCCCTTCTGCGGTAAAACAAATGGTTGCCTTGGATGAAACCGTCAAGAACTCACATGATGCGTTGCAACTGGCCTCCAAGCCTACTGCCGGAGGGATTTTCAACATCAAGCTGATGAAATGTGGAGGAATCAGTTGTGCCAAAGAGATCGCTGCCATCGCTGGTGGAGCTGATATAGACCTGATGTGGGGCTGCAATGACGAAAGCATCATCAGTATCTCGGCGGCCCTGCATGCTGCTTTTTCTTCTGCCAATACCAAGTACATTGACCTGGATGGCAGCTTTGACCTGGCCCGTGATGTAGTCAAAGGTGGTTTTGTGCTAAAGGATGGTGTGATGTCGGTTACCGACAAGCCCGGCCTTGGGGTAGAAAGGGTGTAG